AAAATTAACCATAAAATGAAGTAAACTCATCTTTAATTCCTCATTTGGCAAAATATGAACACATGGAGGCCCACGGTCATCATTCATAGTTTCATGGTTCATACCATATCTATATGCAAATGCAAAGCTCGTCTTTTAGCCTTTTCCTGTAAAGGCCACTTTAGTTTTTACACCAAGGTACGTAATTTCAAGTTTGTAACTACAATTATTATCGTTGTCGTAAAATAGCTACAAGGCAACAATAAACTGATTCTTCATACAAGTAAAATCAGTTCGTTCAAAGTAAAAATTGATACATTGTTAATTACATCCAAACTCCAGTAACATTACTAATCGCATCAGAATTACAACTTCAACCTTGACTTAGAGTGGTATACTAGTGTACGAGCTGGTATTTATCGATTGTTTTTAAAACCTAATTTTTTTTACTTTTCACCCATAAATTTGCAGGAGTTGTTTTTACCTTTAGTTGAAGTCATGAGTGGCTTAACACACAAGGTGAGGGTAATTATATGATCTTGTGGTTTTGAGTCAATTTAAATAGTGTGGCATGTCGGTGGAGTGCAATTTGATGTCCCGATATTTGAGTGTAAAGGCCCTTTTTCGTAAATGCCAAATGCCTACATGTTTCAGGTATGGAAAAGTTTATGTCGGTAGAAGGCAACAATACACAAGTTCTTGCAATAATAGTGTTACACGAAGGCATGAAGCCTAAGGTTTTTTGATTTTGCAAGTTATAGGAACTTGGTTTTCATTTCCAGAGGAGAAGGAGGAGGACCTTTTGCTAGCTTTGAAGTTACATCTATGACCTGCCTTTTAGCTTTGCAGAAGCAAGTGTTAACTGGGTTTAAGGCTTGATACAAGGATTTATGTCATTGGGTGAAACATGATGGAATGTGGCTGCACACATTTTTCGACTCCAATTTATGAAAGAATTCATATCTTCCTGGTTGTGTTGTCTTGATCCCAAGAAAGTATTGGGTTATAAAATCAAAACTTGATGCTTAAGACATATAAAGTTGTTATGCATGCATTTGTTTTATCGAACAGATGAAAAAACCTAATAACGTTTATTTTAATGTGAATTACTCAAAAATGTTATAATGGTTTTTAGAGTATAGACTTTTATATATTGGTAGCCCCATATAATGGTTGTTTGTAATTCTCAATATCTTTGCTAGAGTTTTCATTGCCGAACAAAATAGTGGATGTAAAAACATATTCAATCGTAAAGTTATTTTTTTTAATTAAATTGTGTAATATTTTATATCATCGTACAATTTAACATCTCTGAAACGAATATAATGCCAGCGATCAAGCCTACAAGGCTACGACTACATGATCTACTCATGAGAGATATCGAGTTTGACTCTCGATGACACGAACATATCTTAGTGATACCAATTTCCTCCTCCCTAGATCACCACATGAAACAAAAAGTGAAAAAGAAAAAGAAAATTACACAAAAGAAGAAGACAAAAATTCTGAACAAGTAGCCCGTTTTTCATTTTCTGATTTCCCCGAGAAAACAACAGAGCACTTCTAGAAGTGGCACCGCTTCCCCCTCTAGAACTCTCCACCCGAATCAAAAAGACCCACTCTTGAGCCTTTAACAGAGCAGAGAGGAAGAAGAAGAAGAACAAGCAAGTCAGAAAATTTAAGAGAAAGAGCAGAGAACAGAGAGCCAGAAACGGAAAGCACTTCCCCCAAAATCAGTTATAACAAAAAGCACTAAAAGCCCACCCACGCCTTTGGGAGACCGGTAGAGCAGTAGAAGTAGAAGTAGAACTAGTACCACACACACACAAACACAAAGAGAGAGAGAGAGAGAGAGAGCAACAAACCATGTCAGCCCTTGTGGTGCTCAAAATGACCACAGCAACCTCTCCTATAAAACCCATAATCCCCCCAAAATCTCCTCCTTCTTCCCATTCGCTCTCTCTCTCGCTCCTCCTTCACCACCACCCGCCCCTTAACCTCATCATTAACCCCCAAAACCCAAATTCACAGTCTCAATCCCAAACACGCCTGGCTGAGGACAACAATACCCTCAGCTCTCCCTCATCATCATAAACCGTTTGGGCCCAGATTCCGCCGCGGCCCATTTAAATGCGTGTCTGTATTTTCTTCCTCGTCGTCTGCTAGCGGTGGTGGTGGTCGCTCCGAGAATCAAGGAGAGGAGGTTTCCGGTCTTATGGCCGATATGGGTTCCGAGAATCATAAAGGCCATGAGTGGTTTGATAGCAAATTGTACCCTGATCATCATCATGACCGTTCACAGCCGCCGCCTCCTCATCAATCGACTAAGTTGCTCACCTTGCCCACCATTCTCACCCTCGGCCGCGTCGCCGCCGTGCCTCTCCTCATCAGCAGTACGTTTCGATTTGGCCGCGACATTGATCTCATTAGCAGTTTTCCATTGTTGATTTCGATGATGTGTTTTTGTTGGATCATGTAGATTTTATGTCCAATAAAATTGGAGTAGTAGTCAATTGTATGTGTTTTGGTTTGATTTGATTAGGCTGATGGATATGCTCGAACAAAGAGGCATTGTGCACTTGCATTTGATTAGGCTAGCATAGTGTGCATTCGTTTATGTTTTTTTGCGGAGGAAGTGTATTGCCCTTGAATTTGAGATGGCTAACATGTGTTTCCGGCCCTTTTCTTGTAGCTTTCTATGTGGATAGTTGGTTGGGAAAGACTGCTACGACAAGTATATTTATCGCTGCAGCGATTACTGATTGGCTCGATGGCTATCTTGCTCGCAAGGTTAACTTAGTTTTTTTTAGTTCTGGGAGTTCTAAGGACAGAGTCTTTTGCTAAATTTTGATTGAGATTTTATAATTTGATTATTTTTGTTATATTTCAGATGAGGTTAGGATCTGCTTTTGGCGCATTTCTGGATCCGGTAGCTGATAAGGTATTGTAAACACTTTCAATGTTGTTATCAGCTAGTTTTTAATGAAAAGAGTGCTTTTTTGTTGTTGTTACTACTAGTATTTGAAAGCTCTCTTACTGCTCTACAATTGATTCTCGTTCCTGCCAAATACAGCTCATGGTTGCAGCCACACTGGTATTGTTGTGCTCCAGACCTCAAGATGTTGCTGCATTTGGGCAAGTTCAATGGCTTTTGGTTGTTCCTTCAATTGCCATAATAGGTAGAGAGGTATTATATGATTTTTCTTGTCTTCTGTTTTTTTTCTTCTTAGTAGTGATTTCATCTGCTCAGGGCTTGTTTTTCTTGCCTTTCTTGTTATGTACTGGAATATATTGTAGTTGTTAAAATTGGATTTGATTGTAGTTTGGCAATAGGTAGTCTGATTTAGTAAGAAAGTTATTTTGCCTGTATTCAACAATATTGGGCCTTATCTACATGGTAGAAAGTCCAATTCAATATTTCCAAGATGTGAGGGTTTGGTCATCATTTGTATAGTGGAATGTCAAACTGCGGTTTGCAAATTATGGTGTTCTTATCAATTTTAGGTTGACTGTGGCCTAGTAGTACTCCTTTCTGCATGGATGTCCATGTTGTCCTTGAGTTCTCTCGATTAAGTCTTAGGGTTCCTTTGAAATAAGTTTGCCTATGTTGACTCCAATGAGTAGTTATCTTATCGAATGCTCTGTCTCTCCCCTTCCCTCCCTCTGGACTTCCCTTGTGCACTGCTCTTGTCCTTTAGTTTTGGATTCTTGTTGAGTTGATTGCATTTCTTAATCATGTCGCATTTATTTTTCAGATAACCATGTCTGCAGTTAGAGAATGGGCTGCATCTCAGAACACCAAGCTTTTAGAGGTCTGTTTCCATTCCCATGTCATCTCTAAACAACTATTTTCTATTTCCAATATTAAAGAAGCTTTTCGTTGCTAGGATTCACTTGGATGATAAAATTTTTCAGGCTGTTGCTGTAAATAACTTGGGAAAGTGGAAAACAGCCGCACAGATGATTGCGTTAACTATCCTCTTGGCCACCCGAGACAGCAGGTATATAGTCTGTTTTTCTTGGCTTTTTGGGGTATTCTTTCTGGTCAATGCAGATGAGCAATATCATTTATGCAGCAAATTGCTGGATCATTGTATGTAGCTTCTGACCCCTTTGCTTCACGTGTTACCTGTGCAGTCTTGGAGGGTCAGAGTTTGTAGTAGCTTCTGGGGTTGTTCTGCTGTATATATCAGCAGGGCTTGCTGTATGGTCTTTAGTTGTGTATATGAGCAAGATATGGAAAGTACTGCTGAGGTAGCCTGTGGGTGCTGCTTGCTCTATATTTACGGATATACATCTCATGTGAGCCATTATTGCGAAGCACTACTTGTCAATGCTCTGTACATGAACCCAGTGATGATCAATTATTGCACATTGGAGCATCATTTTGCTGCTAGTCGATGGAGGAGGATAACATTATTGCTAAAGTTCCTGCAGTATTAAGTAAATTTCATATTTCGGGGTGGGTAGTATCATTGGCTGCCCTCAACGACTTTATATTCTCGCTGCTGTCAGGTTGGTCTGATTTTTTGGGATAATATTCGGGATACAGATGTTGAAACAACTTCCCTCACATTACATAGTTTGGTTCAATTCTTTTATCTGCCCATTTATTTGCAAGATGCTGGTTCTTTGAAGCCAAAGTGAGGCTGGGGGATGCATTCTGGAGTTTGGTGTTGGAGATGGTTTATTAAGTGTAAACCAAAATTAACTATGTTAGAGTTCCTCTTGATTGTTTTCCATATCTTAGAGAAACATTTTCAATTTCGTTTTCAAGGTCTTATATTATCAGGGCAAAACCTTATCTTCAATGTAACCAAACTGATTGATATTCATTCAGTCTATCCACATACAACTTCATTGCAATCAAGCTTTTGTTATAAACCATTTTCTGAGGCACAAAAACTTGAACCTGATTTGGGACATGGTGTATTTTTTCATGTCTGGAAACCCTGAACTGTCCAAGTCGCCTGTTTTCTAACCCTAAGTTGCCTTTTTTAAAGCAAAGGCTTGGTTTTCAGGACATGGTCATCTTCCCATCGTTGAAGAGTGTACTGGTGTACTGTTCCTCATCGCATTTTACTAATCACATAAAAGAGTTGCAAATATGATGTGAAGATTCAGATCACCAGTAGACTGCCCTTTTCAGTTGGTTTTAGTGACTTCCATGAGTCTGCTACATTATTTGGTTCACCATACAATGACACAGGAAAGCAAAGTTTGAGCAAAACTCGAAATGTTTCAACTTTGAGCAACCTTCTCAAGTCCAGCAGACAGGTTTGCTTGCCTTATCAAGCTCAAATCATAAGAGAACTAAATTATTATTTGGCAGAAATCAGATGTAGCTGTCATATTACCTGACTGAATTGGCCAAGAAAGGTCCATCTTCAAATTTCAAAAGAGCCGTTACTTGAGAGAGCCACCATATATCTTGGTGTTCTTTATAGCTTGTTCAGTGGTTGTTTTCCTGATCGTTGTTGCTTACCCTAAGAATTCATATCAATGCCTTGCTAATAAAGTTTTTGCACAACAATTTGCTGCCCCAAAACATTCAATAGCTCGATAGATATTATATAGAGTGGTTTACACAGATGTATAATCTCCATCAATCTGTTTGTATTACACTTATCTAAACACAGTTCTTAGTTACCAATCTCTAATGAGGGACGTCTCTTCCAGGTTGATTTTGTAATAAAGAATTATCAGTACTTGGTTCCTACTGTGAATGTTACTCCGTTTCTTCACTCTGGTGAATAAACAAGCGTATGTTACGTGTGCATTCACCTACAAGATTTGACGTAGGTAGCTTTTTTTTAACTTCCACTTTTTGTTACTGGCTCAAAATGAGGGTAACAACTGTTAACTTTTTGTTGATTTTTTTTTGAAGTGTAAACCAAAATTACCTATGTTGTTAGAGTTCCTCTTGATTGTTTTCCATATCTTAGAAACATTTTCAATTTCGTGTTCAAGGTCTTATATTTATCAGGGCAATACTATATCGTCATTGTAACCAAACCGATTGATATTCATTCAGTCCATCCATAGACAACTTCATTGCAATCTAGCTTTTGCAACAAACCATTTTCTGAGGCACAAAAACTTGAACCTGATTTAAGACATGGCTATGGGTATTTATCCTTGTCGGTAAACCATGAACTGCCAGACTTCTCAAGTTGAGTATCTAAGCAGTCATTTTTCCAGCCACTTATCCGTGGCCATTGATATGCAAAATATTCAAACTTTCATAGCAAAGGCTTGGTTTCCAGGACATGATCATCATAGAGGAGTTGCGAATCCCAGTTCAGCTAGATTATCATACAAGATGTGAAGATTCAAATCACGAAATAGACTGCCCTTTTGAAATGGCTTTAGTGCCTTTCGTGAGTCTGCTACATTCTTATGTGGTTCACCATACAAAGACATAAGAGATGAGAAGGAAAGCAAATTCAGAATTTTTTGCAGCCAACCTTCAACTATCTTATGCAGACTTCATACCTGAACCTGCATAACCAATAAAATTTTTGAGAACCGGCAACAACTATGAAGTCTGACTTCCTAACTTGCAGTAAGAATAAAGTTACCGGAAAGCGTTTCTTGTAGATTTCGACATGCACTTTAGGATCACGTCGTGTTCTATTGTAAGCATTGTTTTTGTCCATCTCCTACATCGATCATTGATATAGTCACATGAGTACTGCCACTACTGCACATTTTTCATGTCTTACTGAAAGCTAACTGAAAGCTCATGTACCTGAATCCATGCTGCCAGTTTAGGTCTGCCTGCAGTTATGTCGAACTTCTTCACATCCAATGCAAAAGGCTGAAATCTTTCAATGAATGGAGCATAAGCTATATCCACCTGAAAATGGTGAACAACACTCGAAACGCTTCAACTTTGAGCAACTTTCTTAAGTCCAGTAGACAGGTCTGATTGCCTTGTCAAGCTCAATAAAATGAGAATTAAATCATTATTTGGCAGAAAGCAGATGTAGCGCTGTCACATTACCAGACTGAATTGGCCAAGAAAGAAAGGTCCCTCTTCAAATTTCAAAAGAGCAGTTTCAATATAGTCAAATGCAGCACCTGCTTTAACATACCACCATATCTACATTAACATATATCCAACTTCAATACCATCAAAAGAAGTAGTTACTGCTGAACTCACCGGCAGCTGCCTCAGTTCCATCTCCTTTGAAAAATGAGAACACAGAAGTGTTGAAGGAGTCGGTGTAGGAAAACAACTCTTCTGCAAATTCTCTCTCTGCAGGATCCTATATATACAGATGATGAGCTTTTGTAATATAGAGAGTAGTCAATATGAGCAACAAACGAATTTACAAGTCTTACATCTGGGAACAGTGAAGGCCCTTCAAAGTTACAGTCCATATACTTGATCAAATCAAGGCTCTCTACTATGACTTCATTATTGTGTTCCAGTGATGGCACCTGCATTCAGATTCCTCATCAGTAGACAGCAGTTACGTAACCTCACAAGTTAGAGCTTATTCCTAGCTAGGTACATTAACTCTAGCTTATTTCTGAACTTTTCTAAAACTGATCCTGTGCAACATAATGCCAAGCCTGGTGAGGGTATCTATGATCTCTACATCAAGGATGTACTTAGACAGTTAGATGTCTGATGGAATGACAGCATTCCATAATTTATGTTGCAACTTATTACTATATATCTCTTTATTAGGGGTTTGCTACATCGTGTAACTACTACTTTAAGCTTTAGAGGATGAACAGTTCAATCGATCTATGCATTAAAATGCAGCAACAGAAGCATGTGTAAAACCTTATATATAGTTATTTAAATGCAGCAACATAGTTATTCACAAAATCTGACCTTGTTAGTAGAGTTCACTTTTTCTTTGTACCAAGAAGGCCTGTCTAGCAGATCAAGAGGAACCAATTCTATCTTTTCCTCCAATCCCTGTTCCCATCAATCGACAAGGATTAAAAGGTTTAACCTTGCAGCGAAAACCAGAATAACCAAAGTACCATTACAATCAATATTGTTAGTAATTTCCACACACAAGCAAGCATTAAGACTTCTCCATAACAACACAAACATAAACATCCAGTTTGGTAGCTCAAAAAAGCATTCAATATTTGCAAAGCTAAAAAGCATGACGTTTAGAGATTTCATTTCTCAAAATTTTATGCAAGCCATTCAGAAGGTAAATCAGAAAGAGACCAAATTCATTTAGTACCAGGCTATGAAGTGATTAAGAAACAACCTTACAATTCCGGACAATCCATGCGCGCTGAGCAAATGGGCATGTGTAGGATACATACAACCTTCAACACATAAAAACCCAACATTTCCAATTGTTAGATGCTTCCATTCACACAAACTCATCCATATAATGAGACCTATGCAGTTGCATGAAACAAACACATTGACTACAAGAACTTGCACACTGCATAAGCAAACCAAAAAACAATTGCAACTTGAAAACCAAGTAGTCTACACCAACCTTGTTTTCCCATCAAAGAGTGTAGGTGGGACTGAGCTGGAAGTAAGAGCTGGTGGAAGAACCTCTTGTACACTTTTTACCAAACAAGCAACACCGAAATAAGATGCACAGATTCTTAAGTATGTCACAACTTTTAGTTACTGAGTTATATAAAATGGAAAGTAGTTAACTTTGCATATTTATGTAAATTCACACTTTCTTAGCAAGAATAAACTTTACATGAGACTGGTGACATTACCCGGTTGCCACTATTGCAGAGACTGAAGCTCTGGTCTTCTTCCCAAAAGAAGCTTGAAGAACAAGCTTAGGATGACATAGTATAGTGGTGTTTGGAAACTTGGGTATCAATGATTTCTTGGGGAGAGAAAATGTGACTGAATCTGAAAAGCGATGCCGGGAAGTTTGAGGTGATGAAGAAGCAGGAAGAGCAGTGCCTCTGAAACTTACTTTCAAAGTTGTCATCGTTCTTTGGTTTGGTTTGAGAGTTCGTTATGTTCTTGACTACTTGTATATTGTCGGAGGAGAGAGAAAACAAAGTAGGT
Above is a window of Fragaria vesca subsp. vesca linkage group LG7, FraVesHawaii_1.0, whole genome shotgun sequence DNA encoding:
- the LOC101313254 gene encoding CDP-diacylglycerol--glycerol-3-phosphate 3-phosphatidyltransferase-like — encoded protein: MADMGSENHKGHEWFDSKLYPDHHHDRSQPPPPHQSTKLLTLPTILTLGRVAAVPLLISTFYVDSWLGKTATTSIFIAAAITDWLDGYLARKMRLGSAFGAFLDPVADKLMVAATLVLLCSRPQDVAAFGQVQWLLVVPSIAIIGREITMSAVREWAASQNTKLLEAVAVNNLGKWKTAAQMIALTILLATRDSSLGGSEFVVASGVVLLYISAGLAVWSLVVYMSKIWKVLLR
- the LOC101313553 gene encoding glutathione S-transferase L2, chloroplastic-like, translating into MTTLKVSFRGTALPASSSPQTSRHRFSDSVTFSLPKKSLIPKFPNTTILCHPKLVLQASFGKKTRASVSAIVATGVQEVLPPALTSSSVPPTLFDGKTRLYVSYTCPFAQRAWIVRNCKGLEEKIELVPLDLLDRPSWYKEKVNSTNKVPSLEHNNEVIVESLDLIKYMDCNFEGPSLFPDDPAEREFAEELFSYTDSFNTSVFSFFKGDGTEAAAGAAFDYIETALLKFEEGPFFLGQFSLVDIAYAPFIERFQPFALDVKKFDITAGRPKLAAWIQEMDKNNAYNRTRRDPKVHVEIYKKRFPVQV